From Spirosoma aerolatum, one genomic window encodes:
- the purB gene encoding adenylosuccinate lyase, which translates to MSLSALTAISPVDGRYRSQVETLAPYFSELGLIHYRVRIEIEYFIALCEWPIPQLSGVESAQFPALRALYENFSEADALRIKEIEKTTNHDVKAVEYFIKEKLKGSPVEPYLEFVHFGLTSQDINNTAIPLLLSDACETEIKPLYQQVFVRLQELAEQWKDVPMLARTHGQPASPTRLGKEIQVFIERIEKQLHLLSNIPVAAKFGGATGNFNAHFVAYPHEDWKKFGDTFVESLGMVRSQFTTQIEHYDMLAATLDAYKRLNTILVDLDRDIWTYVSMNYFKQKLKAGEVGSSAMPHKVNPIDFENSEGNLGIANALFEHLSAKLPISRLQRDLTDSTVLRSIGVPFAHSVIALKSLLKGLNKLELNQAAIHADLEDNWAVVAEGIQTVLRREGYPQPYEALKALTRTNEKITEQAILQFINELNVSDAVKDELRAITPFSYTGL; encoded by the coding sequence ATGAGTTTATCTGCATTAACAGCTATTTCACCAGTCGATGGACGGTATCGGTCTCAGGTTGAGACTCTGGCTCCTTATTTTTCCGAGCTTGGCCTGATTCATTACCGGGTACGCATCGAGATCGAATATTTTATAGCACTTTGTGAATGGCCAATTCCTCAATTGTCGGGTGTTGAGTCGGCACAGTTTCCTGCGTTGCGCGCGTTGTATGAGAATTTCTCGGAGGCCGATGCCCTACGGATCAAGGAAATTGAAAAGACAACCAATCATGACGTAAAGGCTGTTGAGTACTTTATTAAAGAAAAACTGAAAGGCTCGCCGGTAGAACCTTATCTCGAATTTGTCCACTTTGGGCTTACGTCACAGGATATCAACAATACAGCTATCCCGCTGTTGTTAAGTGATGCCTGCGAAACCGAAATAAAACCCTTATACCAGCAGGTTTTTGTCCGGCTCCAGGAATTGGCAGAGCAATGGAAAGACGTACCTATGCTGGCGCGTACGCACGGACAACCTGCGTCGCCAACCCGGCTGGGTAAGGAAATCCAGGTTTTCATTGAGCGCATAGAGAAGCAGTTGCACTTACTGTCGAATATCCCTGTGGCAGCTAAATTCGGTGGAGCAACGGGTAATTTCAACGCCCATTTTGTCGCCTATCCACACGAAGACTGGAAGAAATTTGGTGATACCTTTGTCGAGAGCCTAGGTATGGTACGTAGCCAGTTTACAACGCAGATTGAGCATTACGATATGCTGGCGGCTACGCTTGATGCCTACAAACGTCTGAATACAATTCTGGTCGATCTGGATCGCGACATCTGGACGTATGTGTCCATGAATTACTTCAAACAGAAATTGAAGGCAGGTGAAGTTGGCTCATCCGCTATGCCGCATAAGGTCAATCCGATTGATTTTGAAAACTCAGAAGGAAATCTGGGTATTGCTAATGCATTGTTTGAGCACCTGTCGGCCAAATTGCCTATTTCCCGGCTACAGCGCGACCTGACCGATTCGACCGTTTTGCGGAGTATCGGTGTCCCGTTCGCGCATTCGGTTATTGCGTTGAAATCGTTGCTGAAAGGGTTAAATAAACTGGAGTTGAATCAGGCCGCCATTCATGCCGATCTGGAAGATAATTGGGCTGTTGTTGCTGAAGGTATACAAACCGTACTCCGCCGTGAAGGATACCCACAGCCTTATGAGGCCTTGAAAGCCCTAACACGTACGAACGAGAAAATT
- a CDS encoding M16 family metallopeptidase: MTLDRTQSPAFQAIHEVHLPSVQSHRLDNGIPLHLISVVQQPVLRLECVFEAGTWYEHVPGSAFFSVKMLAEGTAARSSAQISEYIDRYGAFLELNSGPDRASIVIYCLTKFLPNVLPLLREMLDEPTFPQKELEDLRNITLQNLRVNFEKNAYLAGILLREKLFGADHPYGRSQRPAAIEQLSREQVVAFYERVIQNRPFQIILAGQATETEVLLINQVLGQSLIRTDSLPPFADKPSESAEQVVLAEKPDSIQSSIRIGRRLFTRSHPDFFRMLVTNEVLGGYFGSRLMKNIREEKGFTYGISSNMPSFRHDGYFMIGTDVNKENTQQTLDEIQKEIHTLQTELVSDDELDVVKNYMAGEFVGSLNTPFEIADRYKVILLDGMPADFLTTYISQIRSVTSLDIMETSMKYLDMNNLKEIVVGGK, encoded by the coding sequence ATGACACTCGATAGAACACAATCTCCTGCCTTTCAGGCTATTCATGAAGTACATTTGCCTTCAGTTCAATCGCATCGCTTGGACAATGGTATTCCGCTGCATCTAATTTCAGTAGTTCAGCAACCCGTCCTTCGACTGGAGTGCGTTTTTGAGGCTGGAACCTGGTATGAGCATGTGCCAGGAAGTGCATTTTTTTCTGTAAAGATGCTTGCTGAAGGGACAGCAGCGCGCTCATCAGCTCAAATTAGTGAATACATTGATCGATATGGGGCCTTTCTGGAACTGAATAGTGGACCTGATCGAGCGAGTATTGTCATTTACTGTCTCACCAAGTTCCTTCCGAATGTTTTACCCTTATTACGGGAAATGCTCGATGAGCCAACCTTCCCGCAAAAAGAGCTGGAAGACTTACGAAATATCACGCTGCAAAATCTGCGGGTCAATTTTGAAAAGAACGCCTATCTGGCTGGTATTCTGCTTCGTGAAAAACTGTTTGGAGCCGATCACCCGTATGGGCGTAGCCAGCGCCCTGCTGCTATCGAACAGTTGAGTCGTGAACAGGTGGTAGCATTCTATGAACGAGTCATTCAAAATCGACCGTTCCAGATCATTCTGGCTGGACAGGCTACAGAAACCGAAGTACTACTTATCAACCAGGTATTAGGCCAGTCGCTTATCCGAACGGATAGTTTACCTCCTTTTGCCGATAAACCATCAGAGTCTGCCGAGCAGGTGGTGCTGGCAGAAAAGCCAGATAGTATACAATCGTCCATACGGATAGGGCGTCGGCTGTTTACACGTTCCCATCCCGATTTTTTCCGAATGCTCGTAACAAACGAAGTGCTGGGAGGCTACTTTGGCTCGCGACTAATGAAGAATATCCGGGAAGAGAAAGGCTTTACGTATGGTATTTCATCAAATATGCCGTCATTCCGGCACGATGGGTATTTTATGATCGGTACCGATGTTAATAAAGAAAATACACAGCAGACATTAGACGAGATTCAAAAAGAAATTCATACGTTGCAGACAGAGCTGGTTTCAGACGATGAACTTGACGTTGTAAAAAATTATATGGCTGGTGAATTTGTTGGTTCGCTCAACACACCATTTGAAATTGCCGACCGCTACAAAGTGATTTTACTGGATGGTATGCCTGCCGATTTCCTGACAACGTATATTTCACAAATTCGATCTGTTACCTCTTTGGATATTATGGAAACTTCTATGAAATATTTAGATATGAATAATCTAAAAGAGATAGTTGTTGGAGGTAAATAG
- the porV gene encoding type IX secretion system outer membrane channel protein PorV: MKRTFFRVILGVCISSPLVVSAQNNLNGQPLNVPTSSVPFLNFTPDARSGALGDAGVALGDPDANSVFWNPSKLVFAKESKGLALSYTPWLRNLIGDMYYTYLSGYSKVGRNTAISGSLLYFDLGTVDFTTANGVAAGTFNSREYAITASVSQRLSETFSLAASVKYLNSNLAAGSSNPGLKPGSTAAAEISAYYHDEARDNATGKGVGWAFGGMISNLGGRLNYGGTQSYFIPTNLRLGTCLTLFADQYNKFNFVLDANKLMVPTPNYQTINGTSVNVNANKNYFDSIFGSFADAPGGFSEELKEITLSTGIEYWYNDQFAARVGYFNESNEKGGRKYVTTGIGLRLQQRFGVDFSYLIPVKQGSPLADTFRISLVFNFAKGTGIGGDDEALNDEN; encoded by the coding sequence ATGAAGCGCACTTTTTTCCGTGTTATACTCGGCGTCTGTATTTCTTCCCCTCTCGTCGTATCTGCTCAAAATAATCTTAACGGCCAGCCTCTCAATGTTCCAACCTCTTCTGTCCCGTTTCTGAACTTTACGCCTGACGCTCGTTCGGGAGCGTTGGGGGATGCCGGGGTTGCATTAGGTGATCCTGACGCTAACTCGGTGTTCTGGAATCCATCGAAACTGGTTTTTGCCAAGGAGAGTAAGGGATTAGCACTTTCATATACGCCCTGGTTACGGAACCTTATCGGTGATATGTATTACACCTATCTGAGCGGTTACTCAAAAGTGGGCAGAAATACGGCTATATCGGGGTCATTGCTTTACTTCGATCTCGGAACGGTCGATTTTACAACCGCCAATGGGGTAGCAGCCGGAACGTTCAACTCGCGGGAATATGCTATTACGGCCTCTGTTTCTCAACGACTATCCGAAACGTTTTCATTGGCGGCTAGTGTAAAATATTTGAATTCTAACCTGGCAGCAGGCAGCAGCAATCCTGGCCTGAAGCCAGGCTCTACAGCCGCTGCCGAAATCAGTGCTTATTATCATGACGAAGCGCGTGATAACGCAACCGGTAAAGGTGTAGGCTGGGCATTTGGTGGGATGATATCTAACCTGGGAGGCCGACTCAATTACGGTGGTACGCAGAGCTATTTTATTCCGACAAACCTTCGTTTAGGAACCTGCCTGACCCTGTTTGCCGACCAATACAATAAGTTTAACTTTGTACTGGATGCCAATAAGCTGATGGTCCCAACGCCAAACTATCAAACCATTAATGGTACATCGGTTAATGTAAATGCCAACAAAAATTATTTCGATTCCATCTTTGGGTCGTTTGCTGATGCACCGGGTGGATTTAGCGAAGAATTGAAAGAAATTACTTTGTCGACAGGGATTGAGTACTGGTACAATGATCAGTTTGCAGCACGGGTCGGCTATTTCAATGAATCGAATGAGAAAGGAGGGCGGAAATACGTAACAACAGGTATTGGCCTTCGGCTTCAACAGCGCTTTGGCGTCGATTTTTCGTACCTGATTCCGGTTAAACAAGGTAGCCCGCTGGCCGATACATTCCGCATTTCGCTGGTTTTCAACTTCGCTAAAGGAACTGGTATCGGTGGTGACGACGAAGCCTTAAACGACGAAAATTAA
- the plsY gene encoding glycerol-3-phosphate 1-O-acyltransferase PlsY — protein sequence MNVLLICLTTVVAYLLGSIPTAVWYGQGFFGIDIRKFGSGNAGATNTFRVLGKRAGTIVMLVDVLKGYTAAILSTLLWYADVITETEILTFKIVFGLVAVIGHLYPVFANFKGGKGVATLLGMVLATHPEMALVCIGIFLLVVIASQYVSLGSIMAALAFPVLLLLQIFGQKENPLLIVFGFVIFLLVVFTHQKNIGRLLRGEENRTVLIRFRKKQ from the coding sequence ATGAATGTTCTGTTAATTTGCCTTACCACCGTAGTAGCTTATTTGTTAGGCTCAATCCCAACCGCAGTCTGGTATGGTCAGGGATTTTTTGGAATTGATATTCGAAAATTCGGAAGCGGTAATGCGGGAGCTACCAATACGTTTCGGGTACTAGGAAAACGAGCCGGTACTATTGTGATGCTGGTGGATGTGCTAAAAGGATACACAGCCGCTATTCTGTCTACCCTGCTATGGTATGCCGATGTAATCACCGAAACTGAAATCCTTACCTTCAAGATTGTTTTTGGGCTGGTTGCCGTAATCGGGCACTTATATCCGGTTTTTGCCAATTTTAAAGGCGGTAAAGGCGTGGCTACCTTGCTCGGGATGGTGCTGGCAACGCACCCCGAAATGGCGCTGGTGTGCATCGGAATTTTCCTGCTTGTGGTGATTGCCTCGCAATACGTGTCGCTTGGCTCTATCATGGCTGCCTTAGCGTTCCCTGTATTGCTGCTCCTACAGATCTTTGGTCAGAAAGAAAATCCGCTGCTGATTGTATTCGGCTTTGTGATTTTTCTACTGGTCGTTTTTACCCATCAGAAAAACATTGGTCGCCTGCTTCGGGGCGAAGAAAACCGAACCGTTCTGATCCGTTTTCGCAAAAAGCAGTAA
- a CDS encoding dipeptidase, translated as MTTYLEANKQRFLDELFDLLRIPSVSADSAFKADVRRAAEFVRDKLTAAGLDKATLYETPGHPIVYAEKIVDPNKPTVLVYGHYDVQPADPYELWESPPFEPTIRNERVYARGACDDKGQFYMHIKAVEAMVATDGLPCNVKVMIEGEEEVGSDHLGMFVTQNRELLKADVILISDTSIISNETPSLEMGLRGLSYVEVQVTGANRDLHSGVYGGAVANPINVLARMIASLHDENGRITIPGFYDKVEDLSDEERTELAKAPFDLEEYKRDLGIKDVMGETGYSTNERTSIRPTLDVNGIWGGYIGEGAKTVLPSKASAKISMRLVPNQTPDEITDLFTRHFLSIAPPGVTVTVTPHHGGMPYVTPVDSVEFEAASKAFEDAWGKKPIPTRGGGSIPITALFEKELGIKSILMGFGLDADALHSPNESYGLFNFYKGIETIPYFYKHYAALKQ; from the coding sequence ATGACTACCTACCTTGAAGCCAACAAACAGCGGTTCCTGGACGAATTGTTTGATTTACTGCGCATTCCATCGGTTTCGGCCGACTCTGCATTTAAAGCAGATGTACGTCGGGCGGCTGAATTTGTGAGAGATAAGCTAACGGCTGCCGGCCTTGATAAGGCGACCTTGTATGAGACTCCAGGCCATCCAATCGTCTATGCCGAAAAAATAGTGGACCCTAATAAGCCAACGGTTTTGGTCTATGGTCATTACGATGTGCAGCCTGCCGATCCCTACGAACTTTGGGAGTCTCCTCCGTTTGAACCAACCATCCGTAACGAACGCGTGTATGCACGGGGAGCCTGCGACGATAAAGGGCAGTTTTACATGCATATCAAAGCGGTCGAAGCAATGGTAGCAACCGACGGCTTACCCTGTAATGTGAAAGTGATGATCGAAGGCGAAGAAGAAGTCGGCTCCGATCACCTGGGTATGTTTGTAACCCAAAACCGTGAGCTGCTAAAAGCCGATGTGATTCTGATTTCGGATACCAGCATTATATCAAACGAAACGCCTTCGCTGGAGATGGGCCTACGTGGTCTGTCCTATGTAGAAGTTCAGGTTACGGGGGCCAACCGCGACCTGCATTCGGGTGTATATGGAGGTGCCGTAGCAAATCCGATCAATGTACTGGCCCGAATGATTGCGTCGCTTCATGATGAAAACGGACGGATCACGATTCCCGGTTTCTACGATAAGGTTGAAGACCTGAGCGATGAAGAGCGGACTGAACTGGCGAAAGCACCGTTTGATCTGGAAGAGTATAAGCGTGATTTGGGGATCAAAGATGTAATGGGCGAAACAGGCTATTCGACCAACGAACGTACATCAATTCGGCCTACGCTGGATGTGAATGGTATCTGGGGGGGCTATATTGGCGAAGGAGCCAAAACAGTTCTGCCGTCCAAAGCATCGGCTAAAATCAGTATGCGTTTAGTACCTAATCAGACGCCTGATGAAATTACAGACTTGTTTACCCGGCATTTTCTGTCCATTGCTCCTCCGGGGGTTACGGTCACAGTAACCCCCCATCATGGAGGAATGCCTTATGTTACGCCTGTTGATTCCGTTGAATTTGAAGCAGCCAGTAAAGCGTTTGAGGATGCCTGGGGTAAAAAACCGATTCCAACCAGAGGGGGTGGTAGCATACCTATTACGGCGTTATTTGAGAAAGAGCTTGGTATCAAATCGATTCTGATGGGTTTTGGTCTGGATGCCGATGCACTGCACTCCCCCAATGAGAGTTATGGCCTGTTTAATTTCTACAAAGGCATCGAAACCATTCCTTATTTTTATAAGCATTACGCAGCCCTGAAGCAGTAA
- a CDS encoding DUF1207 domain-containing protein, whose translation MKKTLLALSISFIAANWALAQQAPTSQPTRVLTPAEQRQKEKIEREIQRERQIRAEWLQKQREYEAKQAEKERQKQAKKAAKENPPQETVKPVPAAVTPPTVPSVAPPVVSQPAETPPVVTEPSRKELREKRKQEEQEAKAAKAAQDKADREAKAAKAAQEKAERDAKKAAESSSASPRSFAPPAPVAPVATEPVAAPQIEKAQRPRRERKAAPVKPDSVAAAPASSVAPSVVRTNKEFLPKGHLFEPILLDPLEAQTYGSVFPAYWTEGEKYKGSIVPFAFGFAKPFYRHTSAPDRAEEWVLDLASFTQFEAYHDAVANKARRRIMNTDYKISIIYNIRRGENNYRIRVYHLSSHLGDDYIFRNQITAPSPNAVNYELLDFTYSRTVNNWRLYGGAGVVLRKTEERKPLSAQLGAFYKKPSTRAARLVGGVDVKFWQQTNFRPGIHGGIGFELGRTQNNLTFLLEGYSGFRPYSQYEDQQTAWIGLGLYLNPF comes from the coding sequence ATGAAAAAAACGCTGTTGGCTCTTTCAATAAGTTTCATTGCCGCCAACTGGGCTTTGGCTCAGCAGGCTCCCACGTCGCAGCCGACTCGTGTCCTAACCCCCGCCGAGCAACGGCAGAAAGAAAAAATAGAGCGAGAAATTCAGCGGGAACGGCAAATTCGGGCTGAGTGGTTGCAGAAACAGCGTGAATACGAAGCTAAACAGGCTGAGAAAGAACGGCAGAAACAGGCCAAAAAAGCCGCGAAAGAAAACCCACCCCAGGAAACGGTCAAGCCAGTCCCGGCTGCGGTAACTCCACCCACTGTGCCATCAGTAGCTCCCCCTGTTGTTAGTCAACCTGCCGAAACACCACCGGTAGTGACTGAGCCATCGCGAAAAGAGCTGAGGGAAAAGCGCAAGCAGGAGGAGCAGGAGGCTAAGGCTGCAAAAGCCGCACAGGACAAAGCCGACCGGGAAGCGAAAGCGGCAAAAGCTGCGCAGGAAAAGGCTGAACGTGATGCCAAAAAAGCTGCTGAATCGAGTTCGGCGTCCCCTCGTTCGTTTGCGCCACCAGCACCAGTCGCTCCGGTTGCGACTGAACCCGTAGCTGCGCCACAAATCGAAAAGGCGCAGCGTCCAAGACGGGAACGTAAAGCCGCTCCGGTTAAACCTGACTCTGTAGCCGCTGCACCTGCTAGTTCGGTAGCGCCATCGGTTGTCCGGACCAATAAAGAATTTTTGCCGAAAGGTCATTTGTTCGAACCTATTTTGCTGGACCCCCTGGAAGCGCAAACATATGGTAGTGTTTTCCCTGCTTACTGGACTGAAGGTGAAAAATATAAAGGGAGTATAGTGCCTTTTGCGTTTGGTTTTGCCAAGCCCTTTTACCGACATACAAGTGCTCCCGATCGGGCCGAAGAATGGGTACTGGATTTAGCTTCATTTACCCAGTTTGAAGCCTACCATGACGCGGTAGCTAACAAAGCTCGTCGGCGGATAATGAACACGGATTACAAAATCAGTATCATCTATAATATCCGACGGGGCGAGAACAATTACCGAATCCGGGTTTACCATCTATCGTCGCATCTGGGCGATGATTATATTTTTCGGAACCAAATAACGGCCCCTTCGCCCAATGCTGTAAACTACGAATTATTGGATTTTACCTATAGCCGGACGGTAAACAACTGGCGGTTGTATGGTGGGGCGGGTGTTGTACTTCGTAAGACCGAAGAACGGAAGCCTCTAAGCGCCCAATTGGGTGCGTTTTATAAAAAACCATCCACTAGAGCAGCGCGATTGGTAGGTGGTGTCGATGTTAAATTCTGGCAGCAAACTAACTTTCGACCAGGTATTCACGGTGGTATCGGTTTCGAGCTGGGCCGGACTCAAAATAATTTAACGTTTCTTCTGGAGGGATATTCAGGGTTTAGGCCGTATAGCCAGTACGAAGATCAACAAACAGCCTGGATTGGCCTTGGACTATACCTGAACCCGTTTTGA
- the porU gene encoding type IX secretion system sortase PorU, protein MQRQLRWVYWLSILIIHFTLSIIHYKAQSQSVLREGIWVKIAVTESGVYRLSQSQLTKINPAFSTADPRKLRLYGNGGAVLPQSNAITRPTDLTENAIQVIGEADGRFDAEDAVLFFGQSPHVVRYDSVSQRFTHQINPYSDTTFYFLTIGTSAGLRITERPAGAVGGASTVTTFNDYQFHEQDMAKVPAVRSGREWLGEYLTTDTTKVVSFDVPGLMANTSIRLTASVVAGATVATQFRVQLNDQQVGTMPMASISGYEYDYQGIARTDTFLTRLTTGDSPIRLAVTFRKNGLYSAQGYLNYLGVQTQRELRQFDRPTWVRRSPAGQYKVRQASSSLRIWDITNTLFPVSQAYELSASQEAGWGATKRSDYFLFTDTQLLSPALLTVVANQDLRSQDTPDLLIVTPASWKTQADRLAQFRRDHDQLSVIVVTTQQVYNEFGSGLPDPTAIRDMARYFYQKQPTKLRYLLLFGDATYDYRNIAGQVSASQLANMVPVYESRESLHPVLSYSSDDYFGFMDVNEGEWPENDQGDYRMDIGVGRLPVKSVDEAQTVVDKLIRYGSDPSITGDWQTKVMFVADDGDYNIHQQDADQMAKIVERTSPAYRPERIFLDDFVQENTSGGQKAPLVNQVIDQAVTDGRLIINYSGHGGVVGLADEQIVTLQDILAWRNSRLPLFVTATCQFGRYDDPSVTSGAELTLLSRTGGGIGLLTTTRPVYANTNLLLNEAFYNAVFTPINGQMPRLGDVMELTKNNSLTGPVNRNFALLGDPSMRLAYPQAQAVLTQVNGKAISANRIDTLHALQTVELTGQIQQAGQRMTTFTGSVRLSLYDKAATHTTLGSEVGAPKMTYQAFSNPIFTGQIPVQQGQFTARFTIPKDIDYTVGKGKLYIYAIRTDSLLDAVGSYDSLRIGGSVFADSIDTQPPSMTLAVVGGTPDGERVRIAGPDVTLRILLKDNRGINIARSGLGHELTAQLASQPAVILNDNYVANSADGRQGEARYTFRSLSAGKYTVRVKAWDINNNSSEGTLTIIVSDRPGLALRAFRVSPNPMTELATLTAELNRSGEPLDWVLSIYDLSSRLLSQKTGQCTNCEAALNVGSWNGRTDAGQLMPNGLYIVRLDIRSAVDETTAIGTSRIVITK, encoded by the coding sequence ATGCAGCGCCAGCTTCGATGGGTGTATTGGCTATCCATACTCATTATTCATTTTACATTATCCATTATTCATTATAAAGCCCAGTCGCAATCGGTATTACGGGAGGGTATTTGGGTAAAGATTGCAGTCACTGAGTCGGGCGTTTATCGACTAAGCCAGTCGCAACTAACGAAGATTAATCCTGCCTTTTCGACGGCCGACCCCCGAAAGTTGCGATTATATGGGAATGGAGGGGCTGTTCTACCGCAATCGAATGCTATAACCAGACCCACTGATCTTACTGAAAATGCAATTCAGGTAATCGGGGAGGCTGATGGACGGTTCGATGCGGAAGATGCAGTACTTTTTTTCGGGCAAAGTCCACATGTAGTTCGGTACGATTCAGTAAGCCAGCGATTTACACATCAAATCAATCCCTATTCCGACACTACCTTTTATTTTCTGACAATTGGTACTTCTGCTGGACTGCGAATTACTGAGCGACCGGCAGGGGCGGTAGGAGGGGCATCTACTGTAACTACGTTCAACGATTATCAATTTCACGAGCAGGATATGGCAAAGGTGCCTGCTGTTCGTTCAGGACGTGAGTGGTTGGGTGAATATCTCACTACCGATACAACAAAGGTCGTTTCGTTTGATGTGCCGGGCCTTATGGCCAACACATCTATCCGGCTGACAGCTTCAGTAGTGGCTGGAGCTACCGTGGCTACGCAATTTCGGGTGCAACTAAACGATCAACAGGTTGGAACAATGCCAATGGCTTCGATTTCAGGGTATGAGTATGATTATCAGGGAATCGCACGAACCGATACCTTTCTGACCAGACTTACCACAGGAGACAGTCCTATTCGATTGGCAGTAACCTTCCGAAAAAATGGCTTGTATTCGGCACAGGGCTATTTGAATTATCTGGGCGTACAAACCCAACGGGAATTACGGCAATTTGATCGGCCAACGTGGGTGCGTCGATCTCCCGCTGGGCAGTACAAAGTCAGGCAGGCCAGTAGTAGTCTGCGTATCTGGGATATTACTAATACGCTGTTTCCCGTATCGCAGGCATATGAGTTGTCGGCTAGTCAGGAAGCGGGTTGGGGAGCCACCAAACGAAGTGATTATTTTCTTTTTACGGATACTCAACTGCTTTCACCTGCTTTATTGACAGTGGTTGCCAATCAGGATCTACGTAGCCAGGATACCCCCGATTTGCTCATTGTGACGCCAGCATCCTGGAAAACGCAGGCTGATCGATTGGCCCAATTTCGACGTGATCATGATCAGTTGTCGGTGATTGTTGTAACGACACAGCAGGTGTATAACGAATTTGGGTCTGGTTTACCCGATCCTACGGCCATTCGGGATATGGCCCGCTACTTCTACCAGAAACAACCTACTAAACTCCGCTACTTACTACTTTTTGGTGATGCTACCTACGATTATCGGAACATAGCTGGCCAGGTTAGTGCGTCGCAGTTGGCCAATATGGTGCCAGTGTATGAAAGTCGTGAATCGCTTCATCCGGTATTAAGCTATTCATCCGACGATTATTTCGGCTTTATGGATGTCAATGAGGGTGAATGGCCCGAGAACGATCAGGGTGATTATCGGATGGATATTGGCGTAGGTCGTCTTCCTGTAAAATCTGTAGATGAAGCTCAAACAGTTGTTGATAAGCTCATTCGTTATGGCTCAGACCCGTCCATCACGGGCGATTGGCAAACAAAAGTAATGTTCGTAGCCGACGATGGCGACTATAATATTCATCAGCAGGATGCCGATCAAATGGCTAAAATCGTAGAGAGAACGTCCCCAGCCTACCGCCCCGAACGAATATTTTTAGATGATTTTGTGCAGGAAAATACATCCGGTGGACAGAAAGCTCCACTGGTAAATCAGGTTATCGATCAGGCCGTTACGGATGGACGATTGATTATCAACTATAGCGGGCATGGGGGAGTTGTAGGCTTGGCCGATGAGCAGATCGTAACGCTTCAGGATATTCTTGCATGGCGAAATAGTCGCTTGCCGTTATTTGTTACAGCTACCTGTCAGTTTGGGCGATACGATGATCCAAGTGTTACCTCGGGTGCCGAATTAACTCTATTAAGCCGGACGGGTGGCGGAATTGGGTTGCTGACAACAACGCGGCCTGTGTATGCCAATACGAATCTGCTGCTGAACGAAGCCTTCTACAATGCCGTTTTTACGCCCATCAATGGCCAGATGCCCCGGCTTGGCGATGTGATGGAGCTAACGAAGAATAATAGTTTGACGGGGCCGGTCAATCGGAATTTTGCATTGCTGGGCGATCCCTCCATGCGACTAGCCTATCCGCAGGCTCAGGCTGTACTCACGCAGGTAAATGGTAAGGCTATTTCGGCAAACCGAATTGATACACTTCATGCCTTACAAACGGTTGAGCTAACGGGGCAAATTCAGCAGGCGGGCCAGCGAATGACTACGTTTACAGGCTCCGTCCGCCTATCGTTGTACGATAAAGCGGCCACTCACACTACACTTGGATCTGAAGTTGGCGCTCCCAAAATGACGTACCAAGCCTTTAGCAATCCAATTTTTACAGGGCAAATCCCCGTTCAACAAGGCCAGTTTACTGCCCGCTTTACTATACCCAAAGATATTGACTATACGGTTGGGAAAGGAAAACTGTATATCTACGCCATTCGAACTGATAGCCTGCTTGATGCGGTCGGAAGTTATGATAGTCTGCGCATCGGTGGCAGTGTATTTGCTGATAGTATCGATACGCAACCACCCTCGATGACGCTTGCTGTGGTTGGTGGAACACCGGATGGTGAACGTGTACGTATTGCTGGCCCAGACGTAACCCTACGTATACTGCTTAAAGATAATCGGGGAATAAATATTGCCCGGTCGGGTTTGGGACATGAGCTAACGGCACAATTGGCATCGCAGCCAGCGGTTATTTTGAACGACAATTATGTGGCAAACAGTGCAGATGGTCGACAGGGTGAAGCACGCTATACATTCCGCAGTTTGTCGGCCGGTAAATATACAGTTCGGGTTAAAGCCTGGGATATTAACAATAATTCAAGTGAGGGCACGTTGACCATAATAGTTTCTGACCGTCCTGGATTAGCTTTGCGAGCGTTTCGGGTGAGTCCAAACCCGATGACTGAACTGGCAACATTAACGGCCGAGCTAAATAGGTCAGGTGAACCATTGGATTGGGTGCTGAGTATATACGACCTTTCCAGTCGGTTGCTGAGCCAGAAAACAGGGCAGTGTACAAACTGTGAGGCCGCTTTAAACGTGGGATCATGGAACGGTCGGACAGATGCCGGTCAGTTGATGCCAAATGGATTATATATCGTCAGGCTTGACATTCGCTCAGCGGTAGATGAAACAACGGCCATTGGTACCAGTCGAATTGTAATAACGAAATGA